From one Magnolia sinica isolate HGM2019 chromosome 18, MsV1, whole genome shotgun sequence genomic stretch:
- the LOC131233160 gene encoding RGS1-HXK1-interacting protein 1 yields MTTVAADPEEKSSYPRVENSSQALEEKPWIEYAIQQYQILKATLEETADSALQTARSRLSQIHSTSSAHLHQTLESLETIKDEFAAYENLFVGKIKEGLIIAGLHPAITCGVAGGLGIIILKRPRRFLFHSTQRLFMSEESLISKADAKVKELRKAIDNMKFESKVLEERASRAEEEMERGKTKLRQAGRQIQGVINSSYKIERQASGLKDVLGELPSREASRFRSQVSSLASVTKQERKALAKEVSKITNYGISI; encoded by the exons atgacgACGGTTGCTGCCGATCCAGAAGAAAAATCGTCGTATCCGCGAGTAGAAAACAGCTCACAGGCTCTGGAAGAAAAGCCATGGATCGAGTACGCAATCCAACAGTATCAGATCCTCAAAGCAACCCTCGAAGAAACAGCCGATTCCGCCCTCCAAACCGCCCGATCCCGTCTCTCCCAAATCCATTCCACTTCGTCCGCTCATCTGCACCAAACCCTG GAGAGTCTGGAAACTATCAAGGACGAATTTGCTGCCTACGAGAATCTCTTTGTCGGTAAAATAAAAG agGGTCTGATCATTGCGGGTTTGCATCCAGCGATCACGTGTGGAGTCGCTGGTGGTTTGGGAATTATCATTCTCAAAA GGCCAAGGCGCTTCTTATTTCATAGCACACAGCGACTCTTCATGAGTGAAGAG TCCTTGATTTCCAAAGCTGATGCCAAAGTGAAGGAGTTGCGAAAAGCAATTGACAATATGAAGTTTGAAAGCAAAGTGCTGGAG GAGCGTGCTTCACGAGCAGAAGAGGAAATGGAGCGGGGCAAGACGAAACTTAG ACAAGCAGGACGTCAAATTCAAGGTGTTATTAATTCATCTTATAAGATTGAAAGACAAGCAAGTG GCTTGAAGGATGTCCTTGGAGAACTTCCTAGCAGGGAAGCATCTCGATTCCGATCACAG GTTTCTTCCCTTGCATCCGTCACCAAGCAGGAAAGGAAAGCTCTTGCTAAAGAGGTGTCGAAAATTACTAATTATGGAATTTCAATCTGA
- the LOC131233649 gene encoding GATA transcription factor 4-like has protein sequence MSSEMEMEASSASYMYGNPSSDLLHIDDLFDFSNPDIFFDSSSDASSSHHHHPPPDCSAGIRPLAGNPDTNPFRSSFSDDLCVPSDDVAELEWLSQFVEDSFSDVPFPGDGSYIAGNVISRPDASVPGRARSKRSRAAAVNNSWISLPSTAEPDVQPPAGFPEAGKGKGGARRRELVIGDGGIRKCTHCATEKTPQWRTGPLGPKSLCNACGVRYKSGRLVPEYRPAASPTFVLTQHSNSHRKVMELRRQKEMVVRQESFHDFKVC, from the exons ATGTCGTCTGAAATGGAAATGGAAGCGTCATCGGCCTCGTACATGTACGGAAACCCGTCTTCCGACTTGCTGCACATTGACGACCTGTTCGACTTCTCCAATCCAGACATCTTCTTCGATTCCTCTTCCGACGCCTCCTCttcccaccaccaccaccctccACCTGACTGCTCAGCGGGAATCCGGCCTCTCGCCGGAAATCCTGACACGAACCCCTTCCGCAGCAGCTTTTCCGATGACCTCTGCGTTCCG AGTGATGACGTGGCAGAGCTGGAATGGCTGTCGCAATTCGTCGAGGATTCCTTCTCCGACGTGCCCTTCCCAGGCGACGGCAGCTACATCGCCGGAAACGTGATTTCCCGGCCGGACGCGTCAGTTCCCGGCCGCGCGAGGAGCAAGCGGTCAAGAGCTGCGGCAGTGAACAACAGCTGGATTTCGCTGCCGTCAACGGCTGAACCGGACGTGCAACCCCCGGCTGGATTTCCTGAGGCCGGCAAAGGGAAGGGCGGAGCGAGGAGGAGGGAGTTAGTTATCGGCGACGGAGGGATTAGGAAATGCACTCACTGCGCGACAGAGAAGACGCCCCAGTGGCGGACGGGGCCTCTGGGGCCCAAATCTCTGTGTAACGCTTGCGGAGTCCGTTACAAGTCAGGACGGCTCGTGCCGGAGTATCGACCCGCTGCAAGCCCGACTTTCGTGCTGACTCAGCACTCGAACTCTCACAGGAAGGTGATGGAGCTCCGCAGGCAGAAGGAGATGGTAGTCCGGCAGGAGAGCTTCCACGACTTCAAGGTCTGCTGA